A genome region from Myxococcales bacterium includes the following:
- a CDS encoding DUF1232 domain-containing protein: MAKHIDTFKSWSDTIVADVAALKALVESEAPLEARKLAAGALGYLVTRMDLVPDWEGGIGALDDVMILRVCAQLAATHGAAEVAADHEISLARMANEADAIRDFLGEAAFDKLRGYASKLSDTAVRGRAPATILSDADARVALYAEVEDEIKRAVPVQITDAEDAELRLKAYLSHKLK, from the coding sequence GTGGCCAAGCACATCGACACCTTCAAGTCGTGGTCCGACACCATCGTCGCAGACGTCGCCGCCCTCAAGGCGCTGGTCGAGTCCGAGGCCCCGCTCGAGGCCCGGAAGCTGGCGGCGGGGGCGCTGGGCTACCTGGTGACCCGGATGGACCTCGTCCCCGACTGGGAGGGTGGCATCGGCGCCCTCGATGACGTCATGATCCTGCGGGTGTGCGCGCAGCTCGCGGCGACCCACGGCGCCGCCGAGGTGGCCGCCGATCACGAGATCTCCCTGGCGCGCATGGCCAACGAGGCCGACGCGATCCGCGACTTCCTGGGCGAGGCCGCCTTCGACAAGCTGCGCGGCTACGCCAGCAAGCTCTCGGACACGGCGGTGCGCGGGCGGGCGCCGGCCACGATCCTCAGCGACGCGGACGCCCGGGTCGCCCTCTACGCCGAGGTCGAGGACGAGATCAAGAGGGCGGTCCCGGTGCAGATCACCGACGCCGAGGACGCCGAGCTGCGGCTCAAGGCGTACCTGTCCCACAAGCTCAAGTGA
- a CDS encoding malate dehydrogenase: MKRPKIAIVGAGGNVGAAVAQWAVQKELGDLVLIDLKANAAEGRALDLTQCGPWEGFNNSFVATSEASAMAGADVVVMTAGVPRKPGQSREELININAGIVRDICKSVKEHAPDAILIVVSNPLDAMVFVAKQVTGFPRERVIGSAGVLDSARFRTNLARAAGVSVEDVQAIVLGAHTDKDMVPVLSTAMIGNVPVSKFLSDEQQAAVVDATKKGGATLTGLIGTSAWLAPGAGTCLMVEAIVRNQGRVLPCSVELNGEFGVTGAFVGVPVKLTAKGAEAVYEFELSAAEKDAFAKSVAANVELMGIAKSFL, from the coding sequence ATCAAGCGTCCCAAGATCGCCATCGTTGGTGCCGGCGGCAACGTCGGCGCGGCCGTCGCCCAGTGGGCAGTGCAGAAGGAGCTCGGTGACCTGGTCCTCATCGATCTCAAGGCCAACGCCGCCGAAGGGCGCGCGCTCGACCTGACCCAGTGCGGCCCGTGGGAGGGCTTCAACAACTCCTTCGTCGCCACCTCCGAGGCCTCGGCGATGGCCGGCGCCGACGTGGTCGTGATGACCGCCGGCGTCCCGCGCAAGCCCGGGCAGTCGCGCGAGGAGCTCATCAACATCAACGCCGGGATCGTCCGTGACATCTGCAAGAGCGTGAAGGAGCACGCGCCCGACGCGATCCTGATCGTCGTGTCGAACCCGCTCGACGCGATGGTCTTCGTCGCCAAGCAGGTGACCGGCTTCCCGCGCGAGCGCGTGATCGGCTCGGCCGGCGTGCTCGACAGCGCCCGCTTTCGCACCAACCTGGCGCGCGCCGCCGGGGTCTCGGTCGAGGACGTCCAGGCGATCGTGCTCGGCGCCCACACCGACAAGGACATGGTCCCGGTGCTCTCGACCGCGATGATCGGCAACGTCCCGGTCAGCAAGTTCCTGTCCGACGAGCAGCAGGCCGCCGTGGTCGACGCCACCAAGAAGGGCGGCGCGACGCTGACCGGCCTGATCGGCACGTCGGCCTGGCTGGCGCCGGGCGCCGGCACCTGCCTGATGGTCGAGGCGATCGTCCGCAACCAGGGCCGCGTGCTGCCGTGCTCGGTCGAGCTCAACGGCGAGTTCGGCGTGACCGGCGCGTTCGTCGGCGTGCCGGTGAAGCTGACGGCGAAGGGCGCCGAGGCGGTCTACGAGTTCGAGCTGTCGGCGGCGGAGAAGGACGCGTTCGCGAAGTCGGTCGCGGCCAACGTCGAGCTGATGGGCATCGCGAAGAGCTTCCTGTAG